Proteins co-encoded in one Clostridia bacterium genomic window:
- a CDS encoding glycosyl hydrolase 53 family protein produces MQLTKKAKALIIAGAVVLAVVIILVSIMGAAVAKSKKDQTVASGTLSMLGNLIRNKNKVDYQVFDDAAEFPVEKFRVSMSAMNHWENVDDYDYADYQYTYKYTLNGEEKDAGDLKGLQEMFNAYGATEMYVRINTTRHSPQSDVNDFYHARMHCLDESLKACQVAVELGMPINVEVGCFAGYSDAFESQYPDFSEYTDEELGITYPRTADGVRKEWKDMTIEEICLVLKGYGKFLATQVKAVGADVEYWDLGNETNYGFGGVMMPLKSAVSKATSKQFWITYLKKNFGADWLAKNIWCYNGQMFAALKAGIVEVYPAAKFSSHISTVTWGADYTVKYFKTLAENGYMVDQAGISYYPNATGVILDKIAQIKQIVLAVNRELHVNVMLAEYGYANETGLASGTFASWNNEVHGYKLTDEDGAKFLKELITWGRKNGMAGIRPWAPELDWANPWFDFDNTAKTATAKQVLFDALKEAVQ; encoded by the coding sequence ATGCAACTCACCAAAAAAGCAAAAGCCTTAATTATAGCGGGTGCCGTCGTGTTGGCCGTGGTCATCATATTGGTCAGCATTATGGGCGCGGCGGTCGCCAAGAGCAAGAAGGACCAGACGGTCGCTTCGGGCACTTTGTCTATGTTGGGCAACCTCATTCGCAACAAGAACAAGGTGGACTATCAGGTCTTCGACGACGCGGCCGAGTTCCCCGTGGAGAAATTCCGCGTGAGTATGTCGGCCATGAATCATTGGGAAAACGTCGACGATTACGATTACGCCGACTACCAATACACCTACAAATATACCCTCAACGGAGAGGAGAAGGATGCGGGCGACCTCAAGGGGTTGCAGGAGATGTTCAACGCGTACGGCGCTACCGAAATGTACGTGCGCATCAACACCACGCGCCACTCGCCCCAGTCGGACGTCAACGACTTCTATCACGCCCGTATGCACTGCTTGGACGAGTCGCTCAAAGCGTGCCAAGTGGCCGTTGAGTTGGGTATGCCCATCAACGTAGAGGTGGGGTGTTTCGCGGGGTACAGCGACGCGTTCGAGTCCCAATATCCCGACTTTTCCGAATATACGGACGAGGAATTGGGCATCACCTATCCTCGCACGGCGGACGGTGTGCGTAAAGAATGGAAAGATATGACCATCGAGGAGATCTGCTTGGTGCTCAAAGGCTACGGCAAATTCCTCGCCACGCAGGTCAAGGCCGTGGGCGCCGACGTGGAATATTGGGATCTCGGCAACGAGACCAACTACGGCTTCGGCGGCGTGATGATGCCTTTGAAGAGCGCGGTCAGCAAGGCCACGTCCAAGCAATTCTGGATCACCTATCTCAAAAAGAACTTCGGCGCGGATTGGCTCGCCAAGAATATCTGGTGCTACAACGGGCAAATGTTCGCGGCGCTCAAAGCGGGCATCGTCGAGGTCTATCCCGCGGCCAAGTTCTCCTCGCATATCTCCACTGTCACCTGGGGCGCGGACTATACCGTCAAGTATTTCAAGACCCTTGCCGAAAACGGCTATATGGTCGACCAAGCGGGCATCAGCTACTATCCCAACGCCACGGGCGTCATCTTGGACAAGATCGCCCAAATCAAGCAAATCGTGCTGGCCGTCAATCGTGAACTCCACGTCAACGTGATGTTGGCCGAATACGGCTACGCCAACGAAACCGGCCTTGCCTCGGGCACCTTCGCCAGCTGGAACAATGAGGTGCACGGCTATAAGTTGACCGACGAAGACGGCGCCAAATTCCTCAAGGAACTCATCACGTGGGGTAGGAAGAACGGTATGGCGGGCATTCGTCCCTGGGCGCCCGAGCTCGATTGGGCCAATCCCTGGTTCGATTTCGACAATACCGCCAAAACGGCCACGGCCAAGCAGGTGCTGTTTGACGCGCTCAAAGAAGCGGTGCAATAA
- a CDS encoding cation diffusion facilitator family transporter, whose protein sequence is MDKDKQRTVSAIVLVASCLLASLGLAIAKMYVGLRSNSLVVTLDGMNSFFDVATGVVTVVAFCVLFVPRSERHPHGFGRGEYLAGFVVACVTVVMGVVFLFRSVGRLAMAEPVYYRLSSMIIILVALVVKVGMTVAYGLVNRRVRSYALRALLLDSVLDVGVTAVSVASFTISQAASYAADAWFGIALSVVVMAFGVKMVVDNTRLLLGAGDVSAERDAVRRVLAATVGIDAVRAVVLSDFGYRCKAGYAEVVFSPALSVEEAAEVAAEVRASLAEEGVDVRLVPVCTDAVAG, encoded by the coding sequence ATGGACAAAGACAAGCAACGCACGGTTTCCGCCATCGTGTTGGTGGCGAGTTGCCTCCTCGCTTCCCTCGGATTGGCCATCGCCAAGATGTACGTGGGGCTTCGCAGCAATTCGCTGGTCGTCACGTTGGACGGAATGAACAGTTTTTTCGACGTCGCTACGGGCGTAGTCACCGTGGTGGCTTTTTGCGTATTGTTCGTGCCGCGTTCCGAACGGCACCCTCACGGGTTCGGCAGGGGGGAGTACCTCGCGGGCTTCGTGGTGGCGTGCGTCACCGTGGTGATGGGCGTGGTGTTTTTGTTCCGTTCGGTGGGCAGATTGGCCATGGCCGAGCCGGTGTACTATCGCTTGTCCAGCATGATCATCATTTTGGTCGCCCTCGTCGTCAAGGTGGGTATGACCGTGGCCTACGGGTTGGTCAATCGCCGCGTCCGCTCGTACGCCTTGCGCGCATTGCTGTTGGACAGCGTGTTGGACGTGGGGGTTACCGCCGTGTCCGTCGCCTCGTTTACGATTTCACAGGCCGCTTCTTACGCGGCAGACGCTTGGTTCGGCATCGCGTTGTCCGTGGTCGTCATGGCGTTCGGCGTCAAGATGGTGGTGGACAATACCCGCCTGTTGTTGGGTGCGGGCGACGTGTCGGCCGAGAGGGACGCGGTGCGACGGGTACTTGCCGCTACCGTGGGGATAGACGCGGTGCGCGCGGTCGTGCTGAGCGATTTCGGCTATCGGTGCAAGGCGGGTTACGCCGAGGTCGTGTTCTCGCCCGCGTTGTCGGTGGAGGAAGCGGCCGAGGTGGCCGCCGAGGTGCGCGCTTCTCTCGCCGAGGAGGGCGTAGACGTTCGATTGGTCCCCGTTTGCACGGACGCCGTGGCAGGGTAA
- a CDS encoding DNA-directed RNA polymerase subunit beta: protein MSHKLNIVKYGTTERLSFSKTRQVMDLPYLMELQINSYKRFKEEGIREILDEFSPIVQRATTGGQERFVLEFGDYYFEEPKMSARDCKCKAVTTYSAPLKVKVRLILREKGDLIKEDEIFLGDIPLMTDTGSFIINGAERVVVSQLVRSPGVYFEKSVDKNGDASYKCTVIPKNGAWLEFEQDKDILWVHVDRKKKISATLLLRALGLNMKQGASKVDDDDIQAVFGDKDDLLNKTLEHDKEEFHDLMRAKKELYSNIRGGEVITDEGVNANIPSIFYDKKRYDLSRVGRNKYNKKLSLAARIAERELAEDIVDEESGEVLAEKGTVLDYDTAWAIQNMGVNQAYVVGDDGVKVKIIGNATVDLGRFISVDPRSIGVTEWVHYPTLKEIWKDCATEEEKIEAVKAHIPELVRKQICIEDIVSIVNYNLALPHGIGSLDNIDHLSNRRIRAVGELLQLEMRKGFQNMERQIMEKMNTTSADDAEIKKFINTKPVTSKVKEFFNTAQLSQFMDQQNPIAELTHKRRLSALGPGGLNRERAGMEVRDVNHTHYGRLCPIETPEGQNIGLVNSLSTYARVNEYGFIETPYRRIDKATGIVTDDIEYMTADVEDQYIICQSTEPIGEDGRLANAEVAARFREDIRKVPAKKVDYMDVSPKQVVSVAASLIPFLENDDANRALMGSNMQRQAVPLIKPEAPMVGTGIEYKVATDSGVMVLSETDGVVTHVSANRITVENGGFVKEYELQKFERSNHETCINQRPIVSVGQQVKVGDVLADGPSTDHGELALGRNILIGFMTWEGYNYEDAILISDELVRDDVFTSVHISIYDTEARNTKLGNEEITRDIPNRGEDMLKDLDEDGIIRVGAEVRSGDILVGKVAPKGEADPTAEERLLRMIFGEKSRDVRDVSLTVPHGEHGVVVDVQVFTKENKADMNTGSTKWVRVFIAQKRKLGVGDKMAGRHGNKGVVSRVLPKADMPFMANGTSLQIVLNPLGVPSRMNIGQVLEVHLGLVCKTAGWHIATPVFDGATEQEIQELLIENGLPEDGKMQLFDGRTGEPFENRITVGYMYMLKLIHLVDDKIHARSTGSYALVTQQPLGGKAKFGGQRLGEMEVWAIEAYGAANVLQEMLTVKSDDIEGRARAYSSITSGQYIAEPGIPESFRVLVREMRSLGLDIRPIGAGNQEISDSTPDETVEEVEPKNTSEIDFSEIFSGMQSTEEEESVFDEDDPFASLFGTDTDDDGNLN, encoded by the coding sequence ATGTCTCACAAATTGAACATCGTAAAGTATGGCACGACCGAGAGATTGAGCTTTTCCAAGACCCGTCAGGTAATGGATTTGCCCTACTTGATGGAGTTGCAAATTAACTCGTACAAGCGGTTCAAAGAAGAAGGTATCCGCGAGATTTTGGACGAGTTTTCTCCTATCGTGCAACGTGCCACCACCGGCGGTCAAGAGCGTTTCGTATTGGAGTTCGGCGACTATTATTTCGAAGAGCCCAAGATGAGCGCCAGGGACTGCAAATGCAAAGCCGTCACCACCTATAGTGCTCCGCTCAAGGTCAAAGTGCGTTTGATTTTGCGCGAGAAGGGCGACCTCATCAAAGAAGACGAGATCTTCTTGGGCGACATTCCCCTTATGACGGACACCGGCTCCTTCATCATCAACGGTGCCGAGCGCGTGGTCGTCAGCCAGCTGGTGCGTTCTCCGGGCGTCTATTTCGAGAAATCGGTGGACAAGAACGGCGACGCCAGCTACAAGTGCACGGTCATTCCCAAGAACGGCGCTTGGCTCGAGTTCGAGCAGGACAAGGACATTTTGTGGGTGCACGTCGATCGCAAGAAGAAGATCAGCGCCACTTTGTTGTTGCGTGCTTTGGGACTCAATATGAAACAGGGCGCTTCCAAAGTCGACGACGACGATATCCAAGCCGTGTTCGGCGACAAGGACGACTTGCTCAACAAGACCTTGGAGCACGACAAAGAGGAGTTCCACGATTTGATGAGAGCCAAGAAGGAGTTGTATTCCAACATCCGCGGCGGCGAAGTCATCACGGACGAGGGCGTCAACGCCAACATTCCCTCTATTTTCTACGACAAGAAGCGTTACGATTTGTCCCGCGTCGGCCGCAACAAGTACAACAAGAAGTTGTCCCTTGCCGCCCGCATCGCCGAGCGTGAGTTGGCCGAGGACATCGTAGACGAGGAAAGCGGCGAAGTGCTTGCCGAAAAGGGTACCGTATTGGACTACGACACTGCGTGGGCCATTCAGAATATGGGCGTCAACCAAGCCTATGTCGTGGGCGACGACGGCGTCAAGGTCAAGATTATCGGCAACGCCACCGTGGACTTGGGCAGATTTATTTCGGTCGATCCCCGCAGCATCGGCGTCACCGAGTGGGTGCACTATCCCACCCTCAAAGAGATTTGGAAGGATTGCGCCACCGAAGAGGAGAAGATCGAGGCCGTCAAAGCCCATATCCCCGAGTTGGTGCGCAAGCAGATCTGCATCGAGGACATCGTCAGCATCGTCAACTACAATCTGGCCCTGCCTCACGGCATCGGCTCTTTGGACAATATCGACCACCTCTCCAATCGTCGTATCCGTGCGGTAGGCGAACTTTTGCAACTCGAAATGCGCAAAGGTTTCCAAAACATGGAGCGTCAAATCATGGAGAAGATGAACACCACGTCGGCCGACGACGCCGAGATCAAGAAGTTCATCAACACCAAGCCCGTCACCAGCAAGGTCAAGGAGTTCTTCAACACGGCGCAACTTTCGCAGTTCATGGATCAGCAGAACCCCATCGCCGAGTTGACGCACAAGCGTCGTCTTTCCGCCCTTGGCCCCGGCGGCCTCAACCGTGAGAGAGCGGGTATGGAAGTGCGCGACGTCAACCATACGCACTACGGTCGTCTGTGCCCCATCGAAACGCCCGAAGGTCAAAACATCGGTTTGGTCAACAGTTTGTCTACCTACGCCCGCGTCAACGAGTACGGTTTCATCGAGACGCCCTATCGTCGCATCGACAAGGCGACGGGCATCGTCACCGACGATATCGAGTATATGACCGCGGACGTGGAAGACCAATATATCATTTGTCAATCCACCGAGCCCATCGGCGAGGACGGCCGCTTGGCCAACGCCGAGGTCGCCGCGCGTTTCCGTGAGGATATCCGCAAGGTGCCCGCCAAAAAGGTGGACTATATGGACGTTTCGCCCAAGCAGGTCGTGTCCGTGGCCGCCAGCTTGATTCCCTTCCTCGAGAACGACGACGCCAACCGCGCCCTGATGGGTAGCAACATGCAGCGTCAGGCCGTGCCTCTCATCAAGCCCGAAGCGCCTATGGTCGGCACCGGCATCGAATACAAAGTGGCCACCGACTCGGGCGTTATGGTATTGTCCGAGACCGACGGCGTGGTCACCCACGTGTCCGCCAACCGCATCACGGTAGAGAACGGCGGCTTCGTCAAGGAGTACGAGTTGCAGAAGTTCGAGCGTAGCAACCACGAGACCTGCATCAACCAACGCCCCATCGTGTCGGTCGGTCAACAGGTCAAGGTGGGCGACGTCTTGGCGGACGGCCCCTCCACCGACCACGGCGAGTTGGCCCTCGGCCGCAACATTCTCATCGGTTTCATGACGTGGGAAGGTTACAACTACGAGGACGCCATTCTCATCAGCGACGAGTTGGTGCGTGACGACGTGTTCACGTCCGTGCACATTTCCATCTACGATACCGAAGCGCGCAACACCAAGTTGGGCAACGAGGAGATCACCCGTGACATTCCCAACCGCGGCGAAGATATGCTCAAAGACCTCGACGAGGATGGCATCATCAGAGTTGGCGCCGAAGTGCGTTCGGGAGACATTCTGGTCGGCAAAGTCGCCCCCAAGGGCGAGGCCGATCCCACCGCCGAAGAGCGCTTGCTCCGCATGATTTTCGGCGAGAAGAGCCGCGACGTCCGCGACGTCAGCTTGACCGTCCCGCACGGCGAGCACGGCGTGGTCGTAGACGTGCAGGTCTTCACCAAAGAGAACAAGGCCGATATGAACACCGGCTCCACCAAGTGGGTGCGCGTGTTCATCGCGCAAAAGCGTAAGTTGGGCGTGGGCGACAAGATGGCCGGTCGTCACGGCAACAAGGGCGTCGTGTCCCGCGTGTTGCCCAAGGCCGATATGCCTTTTATGGCCAACGGCACCAGCCTGCAAATCGTGCTCAACCCCTTGGGCGTGCCCAGCCGTATGAATATCGGTCAGGTTTTGGAAGTCCACTTGGGTTTGGTGTGCAAGACGGCCGGTTGGCACATTGCCACCCCCGTATTCGACGGTGCCACCGAGCAGGAGATACAGGAGTTGCTCATCGAGAACGGCTTGCCCGAGGACGGCAAGATGCAGTTGTTCGACGGTCGTACCGGCGAGCCCTTTGAGAATCGTATCACCGTCGGTTATATGTATATGCTCAAGCTTATCCACTTGGTCGACGACAAGATCCACGCGCGTAGCACGGGTTCCTACGCCCTCGTTACCCAACAGCCCTTGGGCGGCAAAGCCAAGTTCGGCGGCCAGCGTTTGGGCGAAATGGAAGTGTGGGCCATCGAGGCGTACGGCGCGGCCAACGTGTTGCAGGAGATGCTGACCGTCAAGTCGGACGACATCGAGGGCAGAGCCAGAGCCTATTCCTCCATCACCAGCGGTCAATACATTGCCGAGCCGGGCATTCCCGAGAGCTTCCGCGTGTTGGTACGCGAAATGCGTTCGTTGGGGTTGGACATTCGTCCCATCGGCGCGGGCAACCAGGAGATTTCGGACAGCACGCCCGACGAGACCGTGGAGGAAGTCGAGCCCAAGAACACCAGCGAGATCGACTTCTCCGAAATTTTCTCTGGTATGCAATCCACCGAGGAAGAGGAGAGCGTATTTGACGAAGACGATCCCTTTGCAAGTCTCTTCGGCACGGATACGGACGACGACGGCAACTTGAATTAA
- the rpoC gene encoding DNA-directed RNA polymerase subunit beta', with product MYEVKNYDSIKIGLASPEKIREWSHGEVKRAETINYRTQKPEPDGLFCQKIFGPIKTGECACGKYKRTRNKGIVCERCGVKVEDSKVRRERMGHIELAAPVAHLWYLKGAPSRIATVLALPPKDVEHVVYYASYIVLEAKPETGLVRKQIINDKQYGEIIEQYGRDSVKVGMGAESIKIFLMEVGKNLDAEIEALRKEIASAQEANKKDRATVSANIVKAAKRLDILEAFKETGSKPEWMILEALPVLPPELRPMIPLEGGRYATSDLNDLYRFVVSRNDRLKKFLQSGGVDAMIRNEKRMLQVAVDNLIDNTKRAKSTSGKSRELKSLSAMLSGKQGRFRQNLLGKRVDYSGRSVIVVGPELKMYQCGLPKEMALELFKPFIMKELVARNYCNSIKNAKRYVERVRSEVWDVLDDVIKDHPVLLNRAPTLHRLGIQAFEPVLVEGRALKLHPLACTAFNADFDGDQMAVHVPLSIEAQSEARFLMLSTNNILKLSDGKPIVVPTQDMVLGSYYLTIERPFEAQREGESELDYKRRTQHVYGSVDEAKMAYQTKNIGLQNPIVVKVSKEIDGKVYSKFIKTTVGRLIFNEAIPQDIGFVSRETPEQQLDLEVDFLVKKDELKKIVDKCYRAHGNTVTAATLDKIKALGYKYSTLSGLTTCVFDMHIPAKKASIIAAADKEVSKVQALFNRGFITDEERERKVVEIWTDVTNEVTKELNGSLDTFNPIRMMQHSGARGSTEQIRQLSGMRGLMKDPTGKTIELPVKSNFREGLDALEYFISSHGGRKGLADTALKTAESGYLTRRLVEIAQPIIIREDDCGDTIGTEVTNIYNGQGQIIEHLYERLIGRFSIKEIRHPRTGELLVPADSMITEAQAKAVEDAGIEKVAIRSVLECKRPYGICAKCYGADMSNGQLVKIGEAVGVIAAQSIGEPGTQLTMRTFHTGGVAGADDITAGLPRVEELFECRPPKAQAIISEIAGTVTVLDQDKRKVITIEPKNGGDAKSYNPAYNAKLLVKTGDEVEAGAQLTHGAINLQELLRVRNARAVQDYLTWEVKKAYQASGVTINDKHIEIIIRQMLRKVRVEYSGTTSFLPGELVDIARYQEVNAKTIDEGGKPALGKRCLLGITKASLAAESFLAAASFQETTRVLTDAAIKGKVDPLIGLKENIILGKLIPAGTGLKQYNDITVMPVSNIQEAEVDIPDIGDDD from the coding sequence ATGTACGAAGTAAAGAATTATGATTCCATCAAAATCGGTTTGGCTTCTCCCGAAAAGATCAGGGAGTGGTCGCACGGCGAAGTAAAACGCGCCGAAACCATCAACTACCGCACCCAAAAGCCCGAGCCGGACGGTCTGTTCTGCCAAAAGATTTTCGGACCCATCAAGACGGGCGAATGCGCCTGCGGCAAATACAAACGCACCCGCAACAAGGGCATCGTGTGCGAGCGTTGCGGCGTCAAAGTCGAGGACAGCAAAGTGCGCCGCGAGCGCATGGGACACATTGAGTTGGCCGCCCCCGTGGCGCACCTCTGGTATCTCAAAGGCGCCCCTTCGCGCATTGCCACCGTGTTGGCTTTGCCCCCCAAAGACGTAGAACACGTCGTGTATTACGCGAGTTATATCGTCCTCGAGGCCAAGCCCGAGACGGGTTTGGTGCGCAAGCAAATCATCAACGACAAGCAGTACGGCGAGATCATCGAGCAATATGGCCGCGACAGCGTCAAGGTGGGTATGGGTGCCGAGAGCATCAAGATTTTCTTGATGGAAGTCGGCAAAAATCTGGACGCCGAGATCGAGGCGTTGCGCAAGGAGATCGCTTCCGCCCAAGAGGCCAACAAGAAAGACAGGGCCACCGTCAGCGCCAACATCGTCAAGGCGGCCAAGCGTCTGGATATTTTGGAGGCCTTCAAAGAGACGGGTAGCAAACCCGAATGGATGATTTTGGAAGCCTTGCCCGTGTTGCCTCCCGAGTTGCGCCCCATGATCCCCCTCGAGGGCGGCAGATACGCCACCAGCGACCTCAATGACCTCTATCGTTTCGTGGTCAGTCGCAACGACCGTCTCAAGAAGTTCTTGCAGTCGGGCGGCGTGGACGCCATGATCCGCAACGAGAAGCGTATGTTGCAAGTGGCGGTCGACAACCTCATCGACAACACCAAACGCGCCAAGTCCACCTCGGGCAAATCGCGTGAGCTCAAGAGCCTGTCCGCTATGCTTTCGGGTAAGCAGGGCCGCTTCCGTCAAAATCTGCTCGGCAAGCGCGTGGACTATTCGGGCCGTTCGGTTATCGTCGTCGGTCCCGAGCTCAAAATGTATCAATGCGGTCTTCCCAAAGAGATGGCGTTGGAACTCTTCAAGCCCTTCATCATGAAGGAGTTGGTCGCCCGCAACTACTGCAACAGCATCAAAAACGCCAAGCGTTACGTGGAGCGCGTTCGCAGCGAAGTGTGGGACGTTTTGGACGACGTCATCAAGGATCATCCCGTGCTTCTCAACCGTGCGCCTACGTTGCACCGTTTGGGCATTCAGGCCTTCGAGCCCGTGTTGGTCGAGGGCAGAGCGCTCAAGTTGCACCCCTTGGCTTGTACGGCGTTCAACGCCGACTTCGACGGCGACCAAATGGCCGTGCACGTTCCTCTTTCCATCGAGGCGCAGTCCGAGGCCCGCTTCCTGATGCTGTCCACCAACAACATTCTCAAACTGTCGGACGGCAAGCCTATCGTCGTGCCTACGCAGGACATGGTTTTGGGCAGCTACTACCTCACCATCGAGCGTCCCTTCGAGGCGCAGCGTGAGGGGGAGAGCGAGCTTGACTACAAGCGTCGCACCCAACACGTCTACGGTTCGGTGGACGAGGCCAAGATGGCCTATCAAACCAAGAATATCGGGTTGCAAAACCCCATTGTCGTCAAGGTTTCCAAAGAAATCGACGGCAAAGTGTACAGCAAATTCATCAAGACCACGGTCGGTCGCTTGATTTTCAACGAGGCCATTCCTCAGGATATCGGTTTCGTGTCGCGTGAGACGCCCGAGCAACAGTTGGATTTGGAAGTCGACTTCTTGGTCAAGAAGGACGAACTCAAGAAAATCGTGGACAAGTGCTACCGTGCGCACGGCAACACCGTTACCGCCGCCACGTTGGACAAGATCAAGGCGTTGGGCTACAAGTACAGCACCTTGTCGGGCTTGACCACCTGCGTGTTCGATATGCACATTCCCGCCAAGAAGGCGTCCATCATCGCCGCCGCCGACAAAGAGGTCAGCAAAGTGCAAGCCCTCTTCAACCGCGGCTTCATCACCGACGAAGAGCGCGAGCGCAAGGTCGTCGAGATTTGGACGGACGTCACCAACGAGGTCACCAAGGAATTGAACGGCAGCTTGGACACCTTCAACCCCATTCGTATGATGCAACACTCGGGCGCCCGTGGTAGCACGGAGCAGATCCGTCAGTTGTCGGGTATGCGTGGCTTGATGAAGGATCCTACCGGTAAGACCATCGAGTTGCCCGTCAAGTCCAATTTCCGCGAGGGCTTGGACGCGTTGGAGTACTTCATCAGTTCGCACGGCGGTCGTAAAGGTTTGGCCGATACGGCTCTGAAGACGGCCGAGTCCGGCTACCTCACCCGTCGTTTGGTCGAGATCGCCCAGCCCATCATCATTCGCGAGGACGATTGCGGCGATACCATCGGCACCGAAGTCACCAACATTTACAACGGTCAAGGTCAAATCATCGAGCACCTCTACGAGCGTTTGATCGGTCGCTTCTCCATCAAGGAGATTCGCCATCCTCGGACGGGCGAGTTGTTGGTTCCCGCCGACAGCATGATCACCGAGGCGCAAGCCAAAGCCGTCGAAGACGCGGGCATCGAGAAGGTCGCCATTCGTTCGGTGTTGGAGTGCAAACGTCCCTACGGCATTTGCGCCAAGTGCTACGGCGCGGATATGTCCAACGGTCAGTTGGTCAAGATTGGAGAGGCCGTGGGCGTCATCGCGGCGCAATCCATCGGTGAGCCGGGCACGCAGTTGACCATGCGTACCTTCCACACGGGCGGCGTTGCCGGTGCCGACGATATCACCGCCGGTTTGCCCAGAGTCGAAGAGTTGTTCGAGTGCCGTCCTCCCAAGGCGCAAGCCATCATTTCGGAGATCGCGGGCACCGTTACGGTGCTTGACCAAGACAAGCGCAAGGTCATTACCATCGAGCCGAAGAACGGCGGCGATGCCAAGTCCTACAACCCCGCCTACAACGCCAAATTGTTGGTGAAGACGGGCGACGAGGTCGAAGCGGGCGCTCAACTTACCCACGGCGCCATCAACTTGCAGGAGTTGTTGCGCGTGCGCAACGCGCGTGCCGTGCAGGACTACCTCACGTGGGAAGTCAAAAAGGCCTACCAAGCTTCGGGCGTTACCATCAACGACAAGCACATCGAGATTATCATTCGTCAGATGCTGCGCAAGGTGCGCGTGGAGTATTCGGGTACCACCAGCTTCCTGCCCGGTGAGTTGGTCGATATCGCCAGATATCAAGAAGTCAACGCCAAGACTATCGACGAAGGCGGCAAGCCCGCCCTCGGCAAGCGTTGCCTGTTGGGCATCACCAAGGCTTCTTTGGCCGCCGAGTCCTTCCTCGCCGCCGCCTCTTTCCAAGAGACGACCCGCGTGCTGACCGACGCCGCCATCAAAGGCAAGGTCGATCCCTTGATCGGTCTCAAAGAGAACATTATCCTCGGCAAGTTGATTCCCGCGGGTACCGGTCTCAAGCAATATAACGATATCACGGTCATGCCCGTCAGCAACATTCAAGAGGCCGAGGTGGACATTCCCGATATCGGTGACGACGACTAA
- the metK gene encoding methionine adenosyltransferase produces the protein MKYRLFTSESVTEGHPDKVCDSISDAVLDAVLTVDSDAHCACETCATTDMVLVMGEIRSNARVDIDQIVRDTVKNIGYDRDCCGFDSHTLTVINRLHAQSVDIAKGVDTSEEAQEEADDNAYDRQGAGDQGMMYGFACRETECLMPLPITLAHALTARLTAVRKEGVLPYLRPDGKAQVTVEYDGLKPVRIHTVVVSTQHDEWVSQTQIREDVIREVIQKALPADLLYEGTRIFVNPTGRFVIGGPDGDSGLTGRKIIVDTYGGYCPHGGGAFSGKDASKVDRSAAYYARYVCKNVVAASLAERCQLEVSYAIGRAHPISIRVSTFGTGLVADDVLEQIVAKVFDFRPAAIIDQLGLKRPIYKRTTNYGHFGKPDLPWEQVDRVEALKKEFAAWK, from the coding sequence ATGAAATACAGACTTTTTACCAGCGAAAGCGTGACCGAAGGTCATCCCGACAAGGTGTGCGACAGCATATCGGACGCCGTGTTGGATGCCGTGCTGACCGTAGATTCGGACGCGCATTGTGCGTGCGAGACGTGCGCCACTACCGACATGGTGTTGGTGATGGGCGAGATCCGTTCTAACGCACGAGTTGACATAGACCAAATCGTTCGTGATACGGTGAAGAATATCGGCTACGACCGCGATTGTTGCGGGTTCGACAGCCATACGCTTACCGTCATCAATCGACTGCACGCGCAGTCCGTCGATATCGCCAAGGGCGTGGACACGTCCGAAGAGGCGCAGGAAGAGGCGGACGACAACGCGTACGACCGTCAGGGCGCGGGCGACCAGGGCATGATGTACGGTTTCGCTTGCCGCGAGACCGAGTGTTTGATGCCCTTGCCCATCACGTTGGCGCACGCCTTGACCGCGCGGCTCACCGCCGTCCGCAAAGAGGGCGTTTTGCCCTATCTTCGTCCGGATGGCAAGGCGCAGGTCACGGTGGAGTACGACGGACTCAAACCCGTGCGCATTCACACGGTCGTGGTGTCTACCCAGCACGACGAATGGGTGTCGCAGACCCAAATTCGTGAGGACGTCATAAGGGAAGTGATACAAAAGGCGCTTCCCGCGGACCTTCTCTACGAGGGCACGCGCATCTTCGTCAACCCCACCGGGCGCTTCGTTATCGGCGGCCCCGACGGGGACAGCGGCCTCACTGGGCGCAAGATCATCGTCGATACGTACGGTGGCTATTGTCCGCACGGCGGCGGTGCTTTTTCGGGCAAGGACGCCAGCAAGGTGGACCGTAGCGCGGCCTACTACGCCCGCTACGTGTGCAAAAACGTGGTGGCGGCCTCCCTTGCGGAGCGCTGTCAGCTCGAGGTCAGCTACGCCATCGGGCGCGCGCACCCCATCAGCATTCGCGTGTCCACGTTCGGCACGGGGTTGGTGGCGGACGACGTCTTGGAGCAAATCGTGGCCAAGGTGTTCGATTTCCGTCCCGCCGCCATCATCGACCAGCTGGGGTTGAAACGCCCTATTTACAAGAGGACGACCAACTACGGCCATTTCGGCAAGCCCGACTTGCCGTGGGAGCAGGTAGATAGAGTAGAGGCATTGAAGAAGGAGTTTGCTGCTTGGAAATAA